A part of Patescibacteria group bacterium genomic DNA contains:
- the rplI gene encoding 50S ribosomal protein L9, whose translation MKVILLKNIDNLGKKGEVKEVANGFARNFLLPKKMAVAASPGNLKMAREMKQGEEEKRKKGKINLRELKKKLAGKEVRIRAKASKEGHLFAGIGADKINEVLADAMGVKIKPSMIKLNKKIKTLGEHRVEVKVGDGRVEVKVRVEKE comes from the coding sequence ATGAAAGTAATACTTTTGAAAAATATTGACAATCTGGGTAAGAAAGGCGAAGTCAAGGAGGTAGCGAACGGCTTTGCTCGTAATTTTTTATTGCCAAAAAAGATGGCTGTTGCGGCATCTCCTGGAAACTTAAAAATGGCGCGGGAGATGAAGCAAGGTGAAGAGGAAAAAAGAAAAAAAGGAAAAATTAATTTGCGGGAATTAAAGAAAAAGCTGGCTGGCAAAGAAGTCAGAATTAGGGCTAAAGCCAGTAAAGAAGGGCATTTATTTGCCGGTATCGGGGCCGACAAGATAAACGAAGTTTTAGCGGATGCGATGGGCGTCAAAATAAAACCTTCAATGATAAAATTAAATAAAAAGATTAAGACATTGGGTGAGCATAGGGTAGAGGTTAAGGTGGGGGATGGAAGAGTAGAGGTGAAAGTGAGAGTAGAGAAGGAGTAA
- a CDS encoding S41 family peptidase, producing the protein MKNLKPQEPNLGSSKNPTVPANFRKNIFIILILFLLTASFGFGIYTGQHWGDLNSNVNQNDKEETALQETEENQQYGELKDKNEIPKYLTKDVNAQLFLEVWDIIHNKYVDPVEDIKLFYGALAGSVAALGDPYSMFLEPKITSDFTEELQGKFEGIGAEIAIKADRLTIVAPLPDTPAEQAGIKAGDKVYLIDDYDTTGITLEEAVKRIRGPQGTPVVLTVMREDNGDEPLKIEIIRDEIHFKSVRGEMKEEDIGYIKISHFNEDTTASFEEVLDELLDQGAQTIILDLRNNPGGYLKRAIDIASFWVDDDVIVIEKFGENYPDPLPIDKKRVHKSTLPAILKGVKTVVLVNLGSASGSEIVAGALQDYGLATIIGKKTFGKGSVQELEELSDGSSVKITIAKWLTPKGRCIADEGIEPDIEVEMTGEDYSNDLDPQLDKAIEIIKGEDLTE; encoded by the coding sequence ATGAAAAATCTAAAGCCTCAAGAACCTAATTTAGGTAGCTCTAAAAATCCAACCGTCCCGGCCAATTTTAGAAAAAATATTTTTATTATTTTGATTTTGTTTTTATTGACTGCTTCATTCGGATTTGGCATTTATACCGGCCAACATTGGGGAGATTTAAACTCTAATGTTAATCAAAACGATAAAGAAGAAACAGCTCTTCAGGAAACTGAAGAAAACCAGCAATACGGCGAGCTTAAAGATAAAAATGAGATACCAAAATATCTAACCAAGGATGTCAACGCCCAACTTTTTTTAGAGGTTTGGGATATTATTCATAATAAATATGTTGATCCGGTTGAGGACATCAAATTATTTTATGGCGCTTTGGCCGGAAGCGTGGCGGCGCTTGGCGATCCTTATAGCATGTTTTTAGAGCCTAAAATCACCAGCGATTTTACTGAAGAACTACAAGGCAAGTTTGAAGGTATTGGCGCCGAGATTGCCATTAAAGCCGACCGCCTAACAATTGTGGCGCCCCTGCCAGATACCCCGGCCGAACAAGCAGGGATTAAAGCTGGCGATAAAGTATATTTGATTGATGACTATGATACTACCGGCATTACTCTGGAAGAGGCGGTAAAAAGAATCCGCGGGCCGCAGGGAACCCCGGTGGTTTTAACGGTCATGCGCGAAGACAATGGCGATGAGCCTTTAAAAATCGAAATTATCCGGGACGAGATTCATTTTAAAAGTGTTCGAGGTGAAATGAAGGAAGAGGATATTGGCTATATTAAAATTTCTCATTTTAATGAAGATACCACAGCCAGCTTTGAAGAAGTTCTTGATGAACTTTTAGACCAAGGAGCTCAAACGATTATTTTGGATTTACGGAATAATCCCGGGGGCTATTTAAAACGCGCGATTGATATTGCCAGCTTTTGGGTAGATGATGATGTGATTGTTATTGAAAAATTTGGTGAAAATTATCCAGATCCATTGCCGATTGATAAAAAACGGGTCCACAAATCAACTTTGCCGGCGATTTTGAAAGGAGTCAAAACCGTGGTTTTGGTAAACCTGGGTTCGGCCTCGGGCTCGGAGATTGTGGCCGGCGCTTTGCAGGATTACGGTCTGGCTACAATTATTGGTAAAAAGACTTTTGGTAAAGGCTCGGTTCAAGAGCTAGAAGAGCTCTCTGACGGTTCTTCGGTCAAAATTACCATTGCTAAGTGGCTGACGCCCAAGGGTCGTTGCATAGCTGATGAGGGGATTGAGCCGGATATTGAGGTAGAGATGACTGGCGAGGATTATAGCAATGATTTAGATCCCCAGTTGGATAAAGCAATTGAGATAATTAAAGGAGAGGACTTGACGGAATAA
- a CDS encoding nucleotidyltransferase family protein — translation MSTKEIQEKIISELPVLKEKYQVKKLGIFGSRVRGDDEPGCDGDTDIMVEFYSPPGFFDFIRLENFLAKTLNKKVDLVTKKALKPAIKKGVLKEMVYV, via the coding sequence ATGAGCACTAAAGAAATTCAGGAAAAAATTATTTCAGAACTCCCCGTTTTAAAGGAAAAATACCAGGTTAAAAAGCTGGGTATTTTTGGTTCAAGGGTTCGGGGAGATGATGAGCCGGGGTGTGACGGCGATACAGACATTATGGTAGAATTTTATTCTCCACCCGGTTTTTTTGATTTTATTAGGTTAGAAAATTTTTTAGCTAAGACCTTAAACAAGAAAGTTGATTTGGTGACGAAGAAGGCCTTGAAGCCAGCGATTAAAAAAGGGGTTTTAAAAGAAATGGTTTATGTCTAA
- a CDS encoding CTP synthase, whose amino-acid sequence MKSKFTLNHSSSSSNVQIKSDRNKNFSRKFKLSTKGTGFIFVVGGVMSGIGKGTTTASIGKILQSRGFKVTAVKIDPYINVDAGTMNPIEHGEVFVTDDGDETDQDIGNYERFLDQDITTDNYMTTGRVYETVIHKERNLDYGGKCVEVVPHIPEEVIRRIEKVARRGYDFVLIEVGGTVGEYQNILFLEAARMMKIKHPGDVLFVLVSYLPIPAKIGEMKTKPTQYAARTLNSAGIQPDFIICRSEKPLDKPRKQKISIFCNIQPEDVISAPDADSIYEIPVNFEKDKIGERILNKFGLKCGKKDLKDYKKLNQTVKRVKRQVTIGIIGKYFATGKFVLSDAYISVIEAVKHACWGHKRKPEILWLNSEEYEQDKKKLNELKKLDGIIIPGGFGSRGVKGKILVIQYARKNNVPYLGLCYGMQLATVEFARNVCGMRGAHTTEIESDTKYPVIHVMPDQEKKLLARDYGGTMRLGAWPCVLKKGTKSSKAYGQRKIEERHRHRYELNNKYRERLEKKGLNIAGTSPDGKLVEIIELPKHKFFVGVQFHPEFKSRPLRPHPLFREFVKAAIS is encoded by the coding sequence ATGAAATCTAAATTTACCCTGAACCATTCTTCTAGTTCTTCAAATGTACAGATTAAGAGCGATAGGAATAAAAATTTTTCAAGAAAATTTAAGTTATCTACAAAAGGTACAGGGTTTATTTTTGTAGTTGGAGGAGTGATGTCAGGCATTGGTAAAGGTACCACCACGGCTTCCATTGGCAAGATTTTGCAAAGCCGCGGTTTTAAAGTTACGGCGGTAAAAATCGATCCCTATATCAATGTTGACGCCGGCACTATGAATCCAATTGAGCATGGTGAGGTTTTTGTAACTGATGACGGCGATGAGACGGATCAGGATATTGGTAATTATGAACGATTTTTAGACCAAGATATTACCACTGATAATTATATGACCACGGGCCGGGTTTATGAAACCGTGATTCATAAAGAAAGAAATTTGGACTATGGCGGTAAGTGCGTAGAAGTAGTGCCCCATATTCCCGAGGAAGTAATCAGGCGGATTGAAAAAGTAGCTCGTAGGGGCTACGATTTTGTTTTGATAGAGGTTGGCGGGACAGTAGGGGAATATCAGAATATTTTATTTCTTGAGGCGGCTCGAATGATGAAAATAAAACACCCTGGAGATGTTTTATTTGTTTTAGTCAGTTATTTACCCATCCCCGCTAAAATAGGCGAGATGAAAACCAAACCAACGCAGTATGCCGCGCGCACTTTAAATTCAGCCGGGATTCAGCCGGATTTTATTATTTGTCGTTCAGAGAAACCTTTGGACAAGCCACGGAAGCAGAAGATATCTATTTTTTGTAATATTCAGCCAGAAGATGTTATTAGCGCTCCAGATGCGGATTCTATTTACGAAATTCCGGTTAATTTTGAGAAAGATAAAATTGGCGAGAGGATTTTGAACAAATTTGGGCTTAAATGCGGTAAAAAGGATTTAAAGGATTATAAAAAATTAAATCAAACAGTAAAAAGAGTCAAACGCCAGGTAACCATTGGAATAATTGGCAAGTATTTTGCCACTGGCAAGTTTGTGCTTTCTGATGCATATATTTCGGTGATTGAAGCCGTTAAGCATGCTTGCTGGGGGCACAAACGAAAACCAGAAATTTTATGGTTGAACAGCGAGGAGTATGAGCAAGATAAAAAGAAATTAAATGAACTTAAAAAATTAGACGGAATTATTATTCCTGGTGGTTTTGGCTCCAGGGGGGTGAAAGGTAAAATTTTGGTTATTCAATATGCGCGAAAGAATAACGTTCCTTATTTAGGACTATGCTATGGCATGCAGTTAGCCACGGTGGAATTTGCGCGCAATGTTTGCGGTATGCGAGGTGCGCATACTACGGAGATTGAGTCAGATACCAAATATCCGGTGATTCACGTGATGCCAGACCAGGAAAAGAAACTTTTGGCTCGTGATTATGGCGGGACCATGAGATTGGGCGCCTGGCCATGCGTTTTAAAAAAAGGCACTAAGAGCTCCAAAGCCTACGGCCAGCGAAAGATAGAAGAACGGCACCGGCATCGGTATGAGTTAAATAATAAATACAGAGAAAGATTAGAGAAAAAAGGTTTGAATATTGCCGGCACTTCACCGGATGGCAAGCTGGTAGAAATCATTGAACTGCCTAAACATAAGTTTTTTGTGGGGGTGCAGTTTCATCCGGAGTTTAAAAGCCGGCCATTGCGTCCGCACCCGTTGTTTCGGGAATTTGTGAAAGCGGCGATTAGCTGA
- the rpmA gene encoding 50S ribosomal protein L27, whose protein sequence is MAHKKAGGSTALGRDSQSQRLGVKLYGGQLAKAGAIIIRQRGTKYHAGENVKRGNDDTLFATAPGIVKFVKKKVKKFTGELRLTNFVNIVPEK, encoded by the coding sequence ATGGCGCATAAAAAAGCGGGCGGCTCAACAGCCCTTGGCCGCGACTCACAATCACAAAGATTGGGCGTAAAATTATACGGCGGACAACTTGCCAAAGCCGGCGCTATTATAATCCGCCAACGGGGAACTAAATATCACGCCGGCGAAAATGTCAAACGCGGCAATGACGACACTCTTTTCGCCACAGCTCCTGGTATTGTTAAATTTGTAAAAAAGAAGGTAAAAAAATTTACTGGCGAATTAAGGTTGACAAATTTTGTCAATATTGTGCCGGAGAAATAA
- a CDS encoding iron-sulfur cluster assembly scaffold protein, whose translation MYSKKLLQYFKNPKNVGKIKNPDAIGEAGNPMCGDIMKMYLKINDNKIIDAKFETLGCGAAIAMSSRVTELIKGKTIQKAMKLKAQDVAEGFDLPKQKYHCSILGIEALQKAIENYEKKSG comes from the coding sequence ATGTACTCAAAGAAATTATTACAATATTTTAAAAACCCAAAAAATGTCGGGAAAATTAAAAACCCCGATGCTATTGGCGAGGCCGGGAATCCCATGTGTGGGGATATAATGAAGATGTACTTAAAGATTAATGATAATAAAATTATTGACGCGAAGTTTGAGACTTTGGGATGTGGGGCGGCGATTGCCATGTCTTCCCGGGTGACGGAATTGATAAAAGGTAAGACGATTCAGAAGGCCATGAAGTTAAAGGCGCAAGATGTGGCGGAGGGTTTTGATTTACCGAAACAGAAATACCATTGTTCGATTTTGGGAATTGAGGCGTTACAAAAAGCGATAGAAAATTATGAAAAGAAGTCGGGATAG
- a CDS encoding T9SS type A sorting domain-containing protein produces MRPLAVIALPKTDYSRAFYQNPEIIQRFLDVRFDLRIVEADCRNKFVANIISMGENYGYKPAGMIDLLVIGGHGNTKGISYKIVAGQDNPWRIEIGDADVWEKISPYLNPSPDIVLIACSTGSGDNNIAQFISRELNARVFAPNGESYIHSFLFFNIQSGTPVLASVLYKNNIGIVYTVIYINGGKASKEVVKKAKATTAFKIALQQNFPNPFNLATTITYNLPEASDVMLTIYDAIGQRVATLVAGRQGAGQYEVAWDGSGFGTGAYLYRLCVGNYQETRRMVLVK; encoded by the coding sequence ATGCGGCCCCTGGCGGTGATTGCTTTGCCTAAAACGGATTACAGCCGGGCGTTTTACCAAAACCCTGAAATAATCCAGAGATTCCTGGATGTGCGATTTGACCTGCGAATCGTTGAAGCAGATTGTAGGAATAAATTTGTAGCTAATATCATAAGCATGGGAGAGAATTATGGCTATAAACCCGCTGGTATGATAGATTTATTGGTCATCGGTGGCCATGGCAACACTAAAGGTATTAGTTACAAAATAGTTGCGGGTCAGGATAATCCCTGGAGGATAGAGATTGGAGATGCTGATGTTTGGGAAAAAATCAGTCCTTATCTCAACCCAAGTCCTGATATTGTTCTTATTGCCTGTTCAACGGGCAGTGGTGACAATAATATCGCCCAGTTTATCTCAAGAGAGTTAAACGCCAGGGTTTTCGCGCCCAATGGGGAAAGCTACATTCACTCGTTTCTGTTTTTTAATATACAGAGCGGGACCCCGGTTTTAGCATCGGTTCTATATAAAAACAATATTGGCATTGTTTATACCGTAATATATATTAATGGTGGAAAAGCAAGCAAGGAGGTGGTAAAAAAAGCGAAAGCAACAACTGCTTTCAAGATTGCTCTGCAACAAAACTTTCCCAACCCCTTCAACCTGGCTACGACCATCACCTACAATCTGCCAGAAGCCAGTGATGTCATGTTGACCATTTATGACGCCATTGGTCAGCGAGTGGCAACGTTGGTGGCGGGTCGTCAGGGAGCCGGCCAGTACGAAGTGGCTTGGGATGGAAGCGGATTTGGAACTGGCGCCTATCTCTATCGCCTCTGCGTAGGAAATTATCAAGAGACGAGGAGAATGGTGCTGGTGAAATAA
- a CDS encoding cysteine desulfurase: MPKRKSQVYLDYAATTPVDPRVIEAMEPYLFEKFGNASSLHTIGQESAKAVDRARNQVAKFLDCKPMEVIFTSGATEANNTAIKGVAYALKKYGNPSASSSPRGSRLSRAGQGHIITTKIEHPCVLESCRYLEKQGFKITYLPVYKNGVVKVSDVKKAITKKTILISIMYVNNEIGTIQPIAEIGKLIKDIKSQTTKYSSNSSRQAVQAIKPVFHVDATQAINYLDCNVNRLGVDLMSLSAHKIYGPKGVGALYVRKGTQIEPFVHGGHQEYGVRAGTINHPGIVGFGKAIEILQETRNKKQETRRIEELRDDLIKGILLSIPGTRLNGDKKMRVANNINISFDNVEGESLLILLDFKGIAVSTGSACASGSLEPSHVLMALGRGPLEAHGSIRITLGRFTRESDIKKLLAVLPKAVEKLKKISMG, translated from the coding sequence ATGCCCAAGCGAAAATCACAAGTATATTTAGACTATGCGGCGACGACTCCTGTTGATCCTCGGGTGATAGAGGCGATGGAGCCTTATTTGTTTGAAAAATTTGGCAATGCCTCGTCTTTGCATACCATAGGGCAAGAGTCAGCTAAGGCAGTTGACAGAGCGCGTAATCAAGTCGCTAAATTTTTGGATTGTAAACCAATGGAAGTAATTTTTACTTCTGGCGCTACAGAAGCTAATAATACTGCGATAAAGGGCGTGGCTTACGCGCTAAAAAAATATGGTAATCCTTCGGCAAGCTCCTCTCCACGAGGCTCGAGGCTCTCGAGAGCAGGACAAGGTCACATTATCACGACTAAAATTGAACATCCGTGTGTTTTAGAGTCATGCCGATATTTAGAAAAACAAGGATTCAAAATTACTTATTTACCGGTTTACAAAAATGGCGTAGTGAAAGTTAGTGATGTCAAAAAAGCCATAACTAAAAAAACGATTTTAATCTCAATAATGTACGTGAATAATGAAATTGGCACAATCCAACCCATTGCTGAAATTGGAAAATTAATAAAAGACATCAAAAGTCAAACAACCAAATATTCAAGCAATTCGAGCCGTCAAGCAGTTCAAGCCATCAAGCCAGTATTTCACGTTGACGCCACTCAAGCAATAAATTATTTGGATTGCAATGTTAATCGATTGGGCGTGGACTTGATGAGTTTGTCTGCGCATAAAATTTATGGACCCAAGGGGGTCGGGGCTTTGTATGTTCGCAAAGGTACCCAGATTGAGCCGTTTGTGCATGGCGGTCATCAGGAGTATGGTGTGCGAGCTGGGACTATTAATCATCCAGGGATTGTGGGGTTTGGAAAAGCGATTGAGATACTTCAAGAAACAAGAAATAAGAAACAAGAAACAAGGAGAATTGAAGAATTACGCGATGATTTAATTAAGGGAATTCTATTATCTATTCCAGGTACGCGGTTGAATGGCGATAAAAAGATGCGGGTGGCTAATAATATTAATATTAGTTTTGATAATGTGGAAGGTGAGAGCTTGCTAATACTTTTAGATTTTAAGGGGATTGCCGTGTCCACTGGCAGTGCTTGCGCTTCTGGTTCGCTCGAGCCGTCCCATGTTTTGATGGCTTTAGGCAGGGGACCTTTAGAGGCGCATGGCAGTATCCGTATTACTTTAGGACGGTTTACTCGTGAAAGTGATATAAAAAAACTTTTGGCTGTGTTGCCAAAAGCGGTGGAGAAGTTAAAGAAGATTTCAATGGGTTAG
- a CDS encoding HEAT repeat domain-containing protein: protein MAVRQDMETARNLIALFYGAKLSIINDATDNLIKIKDPRTVDPLIKGLKNHRDPFVRRNAVKILGGIAVVLVNKDDLTIIETKALDKIIDALIFVVKNDLDQSKLIKKEAIYWLGEIGVSRIAPFLIEIIDLGFQNGWDKDYWLVDLLIQSMYALGKIGEVSPEAENLLTLALKSDNDYLRWAAVWASGEIGNSQHAELLIRIFLNDKEWRAQDTAAASLGKIGNGLGEGNKALLSRIIKVLTQAIFFPRAMAPESGRERAGDGLRSIGFDVVLDEQEFEKPVKYYTGLDGDFFKELKKSNPLKGLGDNNIGEDLYRLKQLHEKYGTSEPARYIFKQYNISFFGRYTVKVLSHL from the coding sequence GTGGCTGTTAGACAAGATATGGAGACGGCGAGAAACTTGATTGCTCTTTTTTATGGCGCCAAGCTATCCATCATAAACGATGCAACTGATAATTTAATTAAGATAAAAGATCCCAGAACCGTGGACCCGTTGATAAAAGGATTAAAAAACCATAGAGACCCCTTTGTCCGAAGAAACGCAGTAAAAATTTTAGGTGGGATAGCTGTTGTTTTGGTGAACAAAGACGACCTGACTATCATCGAAACAAAGGCATTAGACAAAATAATAGATGCGTTGATTTTTGTAGTAAAAAATGATCTTGACCAATCAAAACTCATTAAAAAGGAAGCCATATATTGGTTGGGTGAAATTGGTGTTTCAAGAATTGCGCCGTTCCTGATAGAAATTATAGATTTGGGCTTTCAAAATGGTTGGGATAAAGATTATTGGCTGGTAGACCTGCTCATTCAGTCAATGTATGCTTTGGGCAAAATAGGTGAAGTTAGTCCAGAAGCTGAAAATCTTTTAACCCTGGCCCTAAAAAGCGATAATGACTATCTTCGATGGGCGGCTGTCTGGGCATCGGGCGAAATAGGTAATTCCCAACACGCAGAGCTGTTAATCAGAATCTTTTTAAATGATAAGGAATGGCGTGCCCAAGATACAGCAGCTGCGAGTTTGGGTAAAATAGGCAATGGACTTGGCGAAGGAAACAAGGCCTTACTCTCTCGTATAATTAAGGTCTTGACTCAAGCAATCTTTTTCCCCAGAGCCATGGCGCCCGAATCTGGGCGAGAAAGAGCGGGCGACGGTCTACGCAGTATAGGCTTTGATGTGGTTTTAGATGAGCAAGAATTTGAAAAGCCAGTGAAGTATTATACTGGCTTGGACGGTGATTTTTTCAAGGAATTAAAGAAAAGCAATCCTTTAAAAGGGTTGGGAGATAATAATATTGGTGAGGATTTATATCGGCTAAAACAATTGCATGAAAAGTATGGGACATCAGAGCCAGCCCGATATATATTCAAACAATATAATATCTCTTTTTTTGGCAGGTACACCGTAAAGGTTCTTTCTCATCTATAG
- a CDS encoding C39 family peptidase has protein sequence MRYLLILFIILSFAGCKKQVADFNDSFNVIEKNLALVNKYNKVKEEIGAIREKIEDYNKELLEEGDMEIEESIPQATSTPAPAEELIIPDTFDLPVKFAPQSPFAVWDDLHNEACEEAAMIIAEKYLKNENLDKQIMEDEIQELIKWEEEQGYTIDVTAAETVEILEDYFGLKAEVTNEVTVERIKQELVLGKIVITPHAGRQLGNPYYRQPGPVYHFLIIRGWIGDEFITNDPGTKRGEGYKYKFEKLIETVHDWNGGEVEAGERVMVIVYR, from the coding sequence ATGCGATATTTACTTATATTATTTATAATTTTAAGTTTTGCTGGTTGTAAAAAACAGGTGGCTGATTTTAATGATTCGTTTAATGTGATAGAGAAAAATTTGGCTTTGGTGAATAAATATAACAAAGTTAAGGAAGAGATTGGGGCTATTCGTGAAAAAATAGAAGACTATAATAAAGAACTGCTTGAGGAAGGGGATATGGAAATTGAGGAATCTATACCTCAAGCGACTTCAACTCCGGCTCCAGCGGAAGAACTTATCATTCCTGATACTTTTGATTTGCCAGTTAAATTTGCGCCCCAATCGCCGTTTGCGGTTTGGGACGATTTGCATAATGAAGCTTGTGAAGAAGCGGCCATGATTATCGCGGAAAAATATTTAAAAAATGAGAATTTAGATAAGCAGATTATGGAAGATGAGATTCAAGAGTTGATAAAATGGGAGGAGGAGCAGGGTTATACGATTGATGTAACAGCGGCTGAAACCGTTGAGATTCTAGAAGATTATTTTGGGCTTAAAGCCGAGGTTACAAACGAGGTTACGGTTGAGCGGATTAAGCAAGAATTAGTTTTGGGTAAGATAGTTATTACACCCCACGCGGGTCGCCAATTAGGCAATCCATATTATCGCCAACCGGGCCCAGTTTATCATTTTCTAATAATCCGCGGCTGGATTGGCGATGAGTTTATAACCAATGATCCGGGGACAAAAAGAGGAGAAGGATATAAATATAAATTTGAAAAATTAATTGAGACAGTGCATGATTGGAATGGTGGAGAGGTTGAGGCAGGGGAGAGGGTGATGGTTATTGTTTATAGATGA
- a CDS encoding NifU family protein has translation MKKKEVEKVLNEIRPHIQADGGDIELIEVDEKEGIVKVRLKGACVGCPMAQMTLAEGVGRNLKEKVKGVKDVVAV, from the coding sequence ATGAAAAAAAAAGAAGTAGAAAAAGTATTAAACGAAATAAGGCCCCACATTCAAGCTGATGGTGGGGATATTGAGTTAATAGAGGTGGACGAAAAAGAAGGAATAGTCAAAGTGCGGCTTAAGGGCGCTTGTGTTGGGTGTCCAATGGCGCAGATGACCTTGGCAGAGGGAGTGGGGCGTAATTTGAAAGAGAAAGTTAAAGGAGTGAAAGATGTTGTTGCGGTTTGA
- a CDS encoding Rrf2 family transcriptional regulator, with product MKFSTRSSYGLRAVIDLAKNYGQGALSLHEISKKEKISQSYLERLMASLKMAKIIKSTRGVKGGYELTRAPSKVSVAEVVTALEGSLAPFTCVDGDVKLICKDECCKVRKVWIELKRSMEKTLEGMMLSDLL from the coding sequence ATGAAATTCTCAACCCGTTCATCATACGGATTACGAGCAGTTATTGACTTGGCAAAAAATTATGGTCAAGGCGCTTTGAGTTTGCATGAAATTTCTAAGAAAGAAAAGATTTCTCAAAGTTATTTAGAACGGCTAATGGCTTCGTTGAAAATGGCTAAAATTATTAAAAGTACCCGGGGAGTTAAGGGCGGCTATGAATTAACGCGAGCTCCGAGTAAAGTATCTGTGGCAGAAGTAGTTACCGCGCTGGAGGGTTCTCTGGCCCCGTTTACTTGCGTTGACGGGGATGTGAAGTTAATATGCAAAGATGAGTGTTGTAAGGTTAGAAAAGTATGGATTGAACTGAAACGGTCTATGGAGAAAACTTTAGAAGGGATGATGTTGAGTGATTTACTCTAA
- the murA gene encoding UDP-N-acetylglucosamine 1-carboxyvinyltransferase, with the protein MSKFIITGGKKLSGEIPVNGAKNAALKIIPAALLFDEKITISNVPKIEDVTRLLEIVKDLGVEVKQKGNTVKIQAGDIKSGELSRDLVPKLRASNMLIGPLLLRVGEVVIPHAGGCAISRRPIDVWVNLFKQLGAEVEQGPKLYTFKARKMRGAKLVFPFISVTATEALMMTAVLLSGKTTIVNAAMEPEIPALADYLNECGAKIKGAGTSEIVIEGVKQLKARPFTVIPDRIEAGSFACLGAATRSRIKITHCNPNHLEVPLAILEQMGVNFVVGKDYIQIKEVSDLKATKIKTHEYPGFPTDLQSPFTTLLTQAKGDSLVHETIFEGRLFYTDILNQMGAEIIMCDPHRVIVQGPTKLYGTKVASPDIRAGIALIIAGLIAEGETEIDNIYQIDRGYEDIEGRLKKLGAGIKRLE; encoded by the coding sequence ATGTCTAAATTTATCATCACCGGCGGTAAAAAGCTTTCCGGTGAAATCCCAGTTAATGGCGCAAAAAATGCAGCTTTGAAAATTATTCCAGCTGCCTTGCTTTTTGATGAAAAGATTACTATTAGCAATGTGCCTAAAATTGAAGATGTGACTCGGCTGTTAGAAATTGTAAAAGATTTGGGGGTGGAAGTCAAGCAAAAAGGCAACACGGTTAAAATTCAAGCGGGTGATATTAAATCAGGTGAACTTTCCCGCGATTTGGTGCCAAAATTGCGAGCTTCTAATATGCTGATTGGTCCCCTGCTTTTGCGGGTAGGCGAGGTCGTGATTCCTCATGCCGGGGGTTGCGCTATTAGCCGGCGCCCGATTGATGTTTGGGTAAATCTTTTTAAACAACTTGGCGCAGAGGTGGAACAAGGCCCCAAATTATATACTTTCAAAGCTCGAAAAATGCGCGGCGCCAAATTGGTGTTTCCTTTTATTTCGGTAACTGCTACTGAAGCCTTGATGATGACAGCCGTATTGTTGTCTGGAAAAACAACTATTGTTAATGCAGCCATGGAGCCAGAAATCCCGGCCTTGGCTGATTATCTTAACGAATGCGGCGCAAAGATAAAAGGCGCCGGTACTAGCGAGATTGTGATCGAGGGCGTTAAACAGCTTAAAGCCCGACCTTTCACCGTGATACCTGACAGAATTGAAGCTGGCAGTTTTGCGTGTCTTGGAGCGGCTACTCGAAGTAGAATAAAGATCACTCATTGTAATCCGAATCACCTTGAGGTGCCTTTGGCGATTTTAGAGCAGATGGGCGTTAATTTTGTTGTTGGCAAGGACTACATTCAAATTAAAGAAGTTAGCGACCTAAAAGCAACAAAAATTAAAACCCATGAATATCCAGGTTTTCCTACTGATTTGCAATCTCCGTTTACTACTTTATTGACCCAAGCCAAGGGGGACAGCTTAGTTCATGAAACGATTTTTGAAGGTCGGCTTTTTTATACTGATATTTTAAATCAGATGGGAGCCGAGATTATTATGTGTGATCCTCATCGGGTAATTGTCCAGGGGCCAACAAAACTCTATGGCACTAAAGTTGCCAGCCCGGATATCCGGGCCGGTATTGCTTTAATCATTGCTGGCTTGATTGCCGAAGGCGAAACCGAGATAGATAATATTTATCAGATTGATCGGGGATATGAAGATATTGAAGGGCGGCTGAAAAAGCTGGGGGCGGGGATAAAGCGATTGGAGTGA